The Actinopolymorpha sp. NPDC004070 genome includes the window CGCCCAGCGGTAGGCCCCGGTCCGCGCGCCGGCCGCGAGTGGCAGCGTGCCGGTGGCCACCAGCAGGCCGGTGGCGAGACTGAACAACATCGTCAGCACGAACGCCGAGGCGGTCCGGCGCCGTGGAACGCCGTGGTCGCGGCCGAGCTCCATCTGCGCGAGCATCGGCCACACCGAACCCGGCAGGTGCTTGCCGAGCTGGCTGACGAACAGCACCCGCGCGGCCACCCGGGCCGGCAGCAGCGAGCCCAGCCCGGCGAGCAGGAGCCGCCACATCACCATCGCGCAGGACAGGGCGAGGATCGCCGGCACCAGCGCGGCGAGCACCAGCAGCGGTTGCAGCCTGGCCAGCGCCGAGGCCACCTCGCCCCACCGGGTGGCGACGGCGAGGACCCCGAAGGTCACCGCGACCACCGCGAAGCCGAGCCGCACCGGCCTGTTGCTGATCACCCGGAGTGCTGATCTGGTGACGACACGGAGCGAGAGCACGGTCGGAAGAGTACGCCCGCGCCAGCTCACTGTTAGTGTCGGTCCCCGTGCGGGTGGTGATGTTCGGGACGTACGACACGCGTAGTCACCCGCGTGTCGGCATCCTCGCCGAGGGGCTACGCCGGCACGGCGCCGAGATCGCCGAGTGCAACGCACCACTGGGCATCGACACCGCCGGCCGGGTGGAGATCCTCCGCCGGCCGTGGCTGGTGGTCTCCCTGGCCGCTCGCATCCTGAACTGCTGGCGCCGCCTGGTGGCGGGTGCCCGGGACCTGCCGCAACCGGACGTGGTGCTCGTGGGCTACCTCGGCCACTTCGACGTGCTGCTGGCCCGGGCGTTGTTCCGGCGTACGACGATCGTGCTCGACCATCTCGTCTTCGCCGCCGACACCGCTCGCGACCGCGGCGAGACCGGCGGCGTCAAGCTGGCCCTGCTCCGCGCCCTCGACGGGGCGGCGTTGTCCTGTGCGGACGTGATCGTCGTCGACACCGAGGAACACCGCGGACTGGTGCCGGAGCGCCGTCGCCACCGGGCGGTCGTGGTGCCCGTGGGAGTGGGGGAGGAGTGGTTCTCGGCGGCGGCTGCCCGGTCCCCCGGCGACCCTCGGCACGAGTTCGGTGCGGTGCTCGCTGCGGGCGCGCGCCGCGCGGACCCGCTGCGGGTCGTGTTCTTCGGCGCCTTCACCCCGCTGCAGGGCGCGCCGGTGATCGGCACCGCGATCGGGCTGCTGGCCAGCGAGCCGGTCGAGGTCACCATGATCGGTCACGGGCAGGACCTCGAACGCACCAGAGCGGCCGCGGCGGGCGACCCGCGGGTGCGCTGGCTGGACTGGGTGCCGCCGGCGGAGTTGCCGAACCTCGTCGCCGAGCACGACGTGTGCCTCGGCATCTTCGGCACCGGGCCCAAGGCCCTGCGGGTCGTTCCCAACAAGGTCTTCCAGGGCGCCGCCGCCGGTTGCGTGGTGGTGACGTCCGACACGGCGCCGCAGCGGCGGGCGTTCGGCGACGCTGTCGTGTACGTCCCGCCCGGGAGCGCGACGGCACTGGCGACGGCCCTGCGCAGGCTGCGGCGCGACCCGGAGAAGGTCGCCGCGTTGCGGGCGGCGGCCGGCCGGGCTGCCCGCGAGCACTTCGCGCCCGAAGAGGTCGTACGCCCGTTGCTCGACCGCCTGGTCGGTCCGGTTCCGGCGCCTGACCGCGTACACGCACCCGTTCCGCCGTCCGGCCGGCGTTCGTCCGGGCCTCCTTCTCTCGGGCTTCCTCCACTCGGGCCGAACGCCTGGCTGCGGTGGGATCTCGTCTCGCACCTGCTGCCGGCCGAGTCCACGTCCGAGTCGGAATCTCGTTCCGTACTGGAGGTCGGATGCGGCCAGGGCGGGTTCGGAACGCGGCTCGCCCAGCGGTACGACTACCTCGGCCTGGAGCCCGACCCGGACTCGTGTGCGGTCGCGCGGGCCCGGCTCGCGGGCGCAGGTGGCCGCGGCGAGGTCCGCAACGGTGACCTGTCGGCGCTGCGGAACGGCGAGGACTTCGACCTGGTGTGTGCGTTCGAGGTGCTCGAGCACCTCGAACACGACGAGAAGGCGCTGGCCGAGTGGGCCGGTCGGCTCCGGCCGGGCGGCTGGCTGCTGCTCAGTGCGCCGGCGTTCCAGCACCGCTTCGGCGACGCGGACGCCACGGCCGGGCACTTCCGCCGCTACGAGCCCGACGTCCTGGCGCGGATGCTGCGCGAGGTCGGCCTGGAAGACGTCGAGGTGCGGGTGTTCGGTGGCCCGCTCGGCTACCTCCTGGAGGCCGCCCGCAACCAGGCCGCCCGCCGCCGGCAGCGGCAGGATGCGTCGACCGTCGGATGGGTCGACGGGACCGGCCTCCTCCCGCAACCGCTGTCGCCGCTGCTCGGCGCGGTCACGGAGTACGCCACGCTGCCGTTCCGCCTGCTGGAGCGCGGCTATCCCGGGCACGGGCCGGGGCTGGTCGCCCGCGCCCGGCGCCCCGAGTAACCGGCCCACCGCGCGTCCCGGTTGCCCTCCGTTGGCTTCCGTCGCGGTCGTTCAGAGGACTTCGAGGGGGACCTTCTGTGTCGGTGGAGGGAAAACCTGGTCCAGTGCCGCCAGGACGTCCGGGGTGAGCCGGAGGTCGAGGGCGGCGCGGTTCTCCTCCACGTGTGCGGGCGTACCCGCCCGAGGAATCGCGACGACGTGGGGATGGCGCAGCACCCAGGCCAGCGCGAGCTGTGCCGAGGTGGTGCCGAGGTCGGCGGCGATCGCCGCCAGGTCGGGGTCGGCGAGCAGCCGGCCCTGTTCGACGGGGGAGTACGCCATCACCGGCAGGCCGGCCGCCTGTGCCCACGGCAGCAGGTCGTACTCCACCCCGCGCCTGGTGAGGTTGTACAGCACCTGGTCGGTGGTGACCGCGTCGCCACCTGGTAGCCCCATGAGCTCCGCCAGGTCCGCGGTGTCGAAGTTGCTCACGCCCCAGTAGCGGATCTTCCCGGCTGCGACCAACGTCTCGAACGCCTCCAGCGTCTCCGCCAGCGGCACGCGCCCGCGCCAGTGCAGGAGGTACAGGTCGAGGTGGTCGGTCCGGAGCCGGCGCAGGCTGGCCTCGCAGGCGCGCAGTGTGTCGCGACGGCGGCCGTGCTCGGGTAGCACCTTGCTCACCAGGAACACCTCGTCACGGCGCCCGGCGACCCCCTCGCCCACAAGTTCTTCCGCACCGCCGTCGGCGTACATCTCGGCTGTGTCGACCAGGGTCAGCCCGAGATCAAGGCCGTGCCGCAGTGTGGCGATCTCCTGCTCCCGCCGCGACAGGTCCTCCGCCCAGCCCCAGGTGCCCTGCCCGAGCGCGGGTACCTGCTCACCGGACGGCAGCCGGACCGTCCGCATGCCTTCTAGGGTCACTCCGCCGCTGGCCACAGGCCTGCTCCCTCCTCCGCGCCTTTCCGCCTTCAGCTCGACCAGGCTCGTCCCACCCGTCAAGCGTACGCCGGAGAACCTCCCGCACGTGCGCAGTTCGGCGCGCATTTCGTCCGGCTTGTCCGAACCTTCGCGTACGCTACGTTCGCCACTTCGGGACCCCGACGAAGACGGTCCCCGGTCGCCCGGCGGCCACACCCGTCAGCCCGCCGGCCGCACCCCGCGAAGGAGACCTCGTGCCCCAGACCACCCACGCAGAGCGCACTCTCGTCGGCCGACGCAGCGTGCTCACCGGCGGTGCCGCCGCCATCCTGGCCGCCGCCGGATTCCGGGCCACTCCCGCGTGGGCCGCCGGCGTGGACGCGGCCCGCCCGGCCGACGGCAGCCACCGGCTCACCGTGATGGGCACGACCGACCTGCACGGCAACGTCTTCAACTGGGACTACTTCGCCGACCGCGAGTTCGGCAGCGCCACCAACCCTGACGACATCGGTCTGGCCAAGGTGTCCAGCCTGGTCAACGCCGTACGCACCGAACGCGGCCGGGGCAACACTCTGCTGATCGACGCCGGCGACACCATCCAGGGCACGCCACTGGCCTACTACTACGCCCGGATCGAGCCGATCTCGAAGACCCGCGTCCATCCGATGGCCGCGGCGATGAACGCCATCGGGTACGACGCCGCGGCGCTCGGTAACCACGAGTTCAACTACGGCATCCCGCTGCTGCGCATGTTCGAGGACCAGCTCGACTTCCCGCTGCTCGGCGCCAACGCGCTGAACGCCCACAGCGGCCGCCCGGCGTTCCAGCCCTACGTCATCAAGCTGGTGCGCTTCCGCGGCATGCGCCCGGTGCGGGTGGGCATCCTCGGTCTGACCAACCCCGGCATCGCGATCTGGGACAAGGCCAACGTCGAGGGCCGGATGACGTTCCCCGGCCTGGTCGAGCAGGCGAAGGTCTGGGTGCCGAAGATGCGCCGGGCCGGTTGTGACGTCGTGATCGTGTCCGCGCACTCCGGTGCCGACACCTCCTCCTCCTACGGCGACGCCCTGCCCTGGCCGGAGAACGCCTCCACGCTGGTGGCCGAGCAGGTGCCCGGCATCGACGCCATCCTGGTCGGGCACGCCCACGTGGAGATCGCGGAGCGGTTCGTCACCAACAAGGAGACCGGCTCGCAGGTTGTCCTCACCGAGCCTTCCTACTGGGGTCGCCGGCTCAGCCTGATCGAGCTCGACCTGCGCTGGTCCGCCCGGAACGGCTGGTCGGTGGTGGGCCGCGGTTCGCAGGTGCTCAACTCCAACACCGTTCCCGAAGATCCCGAGATCGTGGCGCTGCTCAAGGCCGACCACGACGCCGTGGTCACCTACGTCAACTCGCCGATCGGCACGTCGAAGGTGGCGATGTCGGCGTCGACCGCGCGGTACGAGGACACCCCGGCGCTGGACTTCGTCAACTACGTCCAGGCCGACGCGGTCAAGAAGGCGCTGGCGGGGACGGCCGCGGCCGACCTGCCGGTGCTGTCCATCGCCGCGCCGTTCAACAAGGACGCGCAGATCCCAGCTGGTCAGGTCTCGGTGCGCGACGTCGCGGGCCTCTACATCTACGACAACACCCTGCTCGCGGTGCGCTTCACCGGCGCGCAGCTGAAGGCCTACCTCGAGCAGTCCGCGGTCTACTTCAGGCAGGTCGACGGCGTGGGTCCCTACGCCCCGGACGACGTGACGAACGCGCCGACGGAGAACGCCCCCAGGGGGACGCCGGACTACAACTACGACGTGGTTGCCGGCCTGGACGCGCCGTTGACGTACGACATCGACATCGCCAAGCCCGTGGGCCAGCGGATCACCGGGCTCAGCTACGCCGGCGCGCCGGTGGCCGACGACCAGGAGTTCGCACTCGCGGTCAACAACTACCGCCAGTCCGGCGGCGGCAACTTCCCGGGCGTGAGCACCGCGGAGGTGCTCTACAACGCCCAGGTGGAGATCCGGCAGTTGCTGATCGACTGGGTGACCGCCGCCGGAGAGATCGACCCGACGGTCTTCTTCTCCCGTGACTGGCAGCTGGTGGCCAACGGGACCCCGGTGATCATTCAGCCGTAACCGGGCGGAACCGCACGGGCTCTCCGGGAGATCCCAGGGTGATGCCGGAGAGCCCGCGGGCGGTCCGGGGCAGAGGATGGGCACATGTCGAACCGCACCAAGTACGTCATCGGCGGCGTTCTCGTCGCCCTCCTCGGTTGGTGGCTGCTGCCCAACTGGCTGGCTGCCCTGCTGATCGTCGCGGTGGTCGCCGCACCGGTCGTCGGATACCTCATGCTGGACGACTCCCAGCGGCGCCGGCTGCACCGGCTGCGCAACCGGGGCCAGCTGCACCGCTGACCTTCCGGCGTACGTGACGGACGGCGTACGGCTGAACGGCCGTACGCCTGCTGCCTCCTGGACGGCTGACGTCAGACGGCATACGCCCCGCGGGCGGGCCGGGTGGCCGCGGCGATCGCGTCGGCCAACCGGTCGGCGTCCTCGACCGGCAGCCCGGCGACGGTGATCCGGACGCCGGGCGCACTCCGCACCCGGTAGGCCGCGCCGGGGGCCACCACCCACCCCTCCTCCAGCAGCCGCGCGCACACGCCCGTCTCGTCACCGACGGGAACCCACACGTTGAGGCCCGAGCGGCCGTGCGCTGCCACCCCGCGCCGGGCGAGCGCGGCGACCAGGGCGTCTCTGCGTTCGTCGTAGAGCAGACCGGTCCGCGCCACTTGTTCGGCGACCGACTCGTCCTCCCACAAGGCGACGACGATGTTCTGCAGGATCCTCGACACCCATCGCGTCACCACCGCCTGCCGGCCCTCGACCCGGCCGATCGTCTCGCTGTCCCCGGCGAGGACGGCACAGCGCAGGTCCGGTCCGTACGGCTTGGAGACCGACCGCACCAGCGCCCAGTGCGTCGTCGCGCCGGCCAGGGTCCGAAGCGGCTCGGCGGCGAGTTCGGCGGCGTGGTCGTCCTCGACGACCAGCACCTCCCGGTGCCGGTCGAGGATCCCGCGCAACTGCGCCGCTCTGTGCTTGCTCACCTGGGAGCCGTACGGGTTCTGCGCCCGGCTGGTCACGACCAGCGCCCGGGCGCCCCGCCGCAGCGCCTGCTCCACGGCCTCGGCGTCGGGACCGTCGTCGT containing:
- a CDS encoding lysylphosphatidylglycerol synthase transmembrane domain-containing protein, with the protein product MLSLRVVTRSALRVISNRPVRLGFAVVAVTFGVLAVATRWGEVASALARLQPLLVLAALVPAILALSCAMVMWRLLLAGLGSLLPARVAARVLFVSQLGKHLPGSVWPMLAQMELGRDHGVPRRRTASAFVLTMLFSLATGLLVATGTLPLAAGARTGAYRWAFLLTPLLLALAHPPVLNPLLSNLLRLVRRPALERPLTGRTTALVALTGMAQWLLNGLHAWILAVALGADPVAAVPLAVGGFALAWCVGFLVVVTPAGLGVREAVLVATLAPVLAPADALVLALVSRVLLTASDLILAGASVTSMRGTRHRTREPVG
- a CDS encoding aminotransferase class I/II-fold pyridoxal phosphate-dependent enzyme, with amino-acid sequence MSSRYCIVGATSSAIAASVESGVRSGDLSPGTKLPAVRALAQNLDVSPGTVAAAYRALRQRGVIETDGRRGTRVRPVPTVASRSRTRLPVPPGARDLSVGGPDPALLPSLRAPLRRIPSGPVTYGAGSGVLPDLAESARRRLVADGVPADDLTVTSGCLAGVERVLDAHLSPGDLVAVEDPGWANLFDLLAAMGLPVAPVPVDDDGPDAEAVEQALRRGARALVVTSRAQNPYGSQVSKHRAAQLRGILDRHREVLVVEDDHAAELAAEPLRTLAGATTHWALVRSVSKPYGPDLRCAVLAGDSETIGRVEGRQAVVTRWVSRILQNIVVALWEDESVAEQVARTGLLYDERRDALVAALARRGVAAHGRSGLNVWVPVGDETGVCARLLEEGWVVAPGAAYRVRSAPGVRITVAGLPVEDADRLADAIAAATRPARGAYAV
- a CDS encoding aldo/keto reductase; this encodes MRTVRLPSGEQVPALGQGTWGWAEDLSRREQEIATLRHGLDLGLTLVDTAEMYADGGAEELVGEGVAGRRDEVFLVSKVLPEHGRRRDTLRACEASLRRLRTDHLDLYLLHWRGRVPLAETLEAFETLVAAGKIRYWGVSNFDTADLAELMGLPGGDAVTTDQVLYNLTRRGVEYDLLPWAQAAGLPVMAYSPVEQGRLLADPDLAAIAADLGTTSAQLALAWVLRHPHVVAIPRAGTPAHVEENRAALDLRLTPDVLAALDQVFPPPTQKVPLEVL
- a CDS encoding methyltransferase domain-containing protein, which gives rise to MRVVMFGTYDTRSHPRVGILAEGLRRHGAEIAECNAPLGIDTAGRVEILRRPWLVVSLAARILNCWRRLVAGARDLPQPDVVLVGYLGHFDVLLARALFRRTTIVLDHLVFAADTARDRGETGGVKLALLRALDGAALSCADVIVVDTEEHRGLVPERRRHRAVVVPVGVGEEWFSAAAARSPGDPRHEFGAVLAAGARRADPLRVVFFGAFTPLQGAPVIGTAIGLLASEPVEVTMIGHGQDLERTRAAAAGDPRVRWLDWVPPAELPNLVAEHDVCLGIFGTGPKALRVVPNKVFQGAAAGCVVVTSDTAPQRRAFGDAVVYVPPGSATALATALRRLRRDPEKVAALRAAAGRAAREHFAPEEVVRPLLDRLVGPVPAPDRVHAPVPPSGRRSSGPPSLGLPPLGPNAWLRWDLVSHLLPAESTSESESRSVLEVGCGQGGFGTRLAQRYDYLGLEPDPDSCAVARARLAGAGGRGEVRNGDLSALRNGEDFDLVCAFEVLEHLEHDEKALAEWAGRLRPGGWLLLSAPAFQHRFGDADATAGHFRRYEPDVLARMLREVGLEDVEVRVFGGPLGYLLEAARNQAARRRQRQDASTVGWVDGTGLLPQPLSPLLGAVTEYATLPFRLLERGYPGHGPGLVARARRPE
- a CDS encoding 5'-nucleotidase C-terminal domain-containing protein yields the protein MPQTTHAERTLVGRRSVLTGGAAAILAAAGFRATPAWAAGVDAARPADGSHRLTVMGTTDLHGNVFNWDYFADREFGSATNPDDIGLAKVSSLVNAVRTERGRGNTLLIDAGDTIQGTPLAYYYARIEPISKTRVHPMAAAMNAIGYDAAALGNHEFNYGIPLLRMFEDQLDFPLLGANALNAHSGRPAFQPYVIKLVRFRGMRPVRVGILGLTNPGIAIWDKANVEGRMTFPGLVEQAKVWVPKMRRAGCDVVIVSAHSGADTSSSYGDALPWPENASTLVAEQVPGIDAILVGHAHVEIAERFVTNKETGSQVVLTEPSYWGRRLSLIELDLRWSARNGWSVVGRGSQVLNSNTVPEDPEIVALLKADHDAVVTYVNSPIGTSKVAMSASTARYEDTPALDFVNYVQADAVKKALAGTAAADLPVLSIAAPFNKDAQIPAGQVSVRDVAGLYIYDNTLLAVRFTGAQLKAYLEQSAVYFRQVDGVGPYAPDDVTNAPTENAPRGTPDYNYDVVAGLDAPLTYDIDIAKPVGQRITGLSYAGAPVADDQEFALAVNNYRQSGGGNFPGVSTAEVLYNAQVEIRQLLIDWVTAAGEIDPTVFFSRDWQLVANGTPVIIQP